GTCATCACCTACGGCACCTCCGAAGCGGCGGACCTCCGGGCCCGCGACATCCGGCACGAGGCGGGCGGCGTGGCCTTCAGCGCCTGGTGGCAGGAGGCGGAACTCGGATCCATCCGCCTCCGGAAGCCGGGGCTCCACAACGTCCGAAACGCCCTGGCGGCCCTGGCGGTGGGGATCGAGCTGGAGATCCCCTTCGAGGTCATCCGGCAGGGCCTCCACGGTTTCACCGGGGTGGGGCGGCGCTTCGAGCACGTCGGCGAGGTCCGCGGCATCACCGTCATGGACGACTACGCCCACCACCCCACGGAGATCCGGGCCACCCTCGAGGCGGCCCGGGCCTGCTGGCCCGACCGCCGGCTGGTGGTGCTGTTCGAGCCGCACCGCTACACCCGGACCCACGCCCTCATGGACGAATTCGCCGGCGCCTTCACCGGCGCCGACCTCCTCTTCCTCACCGAGATCTACCCGGCCAGCGAGGAGCCCATCGTGGGGGTGAGCGGTGAGCGGCTCGCCCGCCGGGTCCGGGAGCGGCATGCGGGGGAGGTCCAGTTCGTCCCCTCGTGCGAGGCCCTGGCCGAGGCGGCGGCCACCCGCCTCCGGCCGGGTGACGTGGTCTTCACCCTGGGAGCGGGCGGGATCGGGGCCGTCGGCCAACGGCTCGTGGAGATCCTCGGGGGAAAGGCGCAGGCGGCGGTCCCATGATGCAGGCCTTCCGGCAGCGGACGGGCGGGGCCTCGGCCCTGGCGGCGGACCTGAGGGGTATCGCCGGGCTCGAGGTCCGGGAGGACGTCCCACTGGCCCCCTTCACCACCTTCCGGATCGGCGGGCCGGCGCGCCTCTTCCTGCGCCCGGCGGACCGCGGGGCCCTGGAACGGGCGGTGGCCTTCCTGGGCCGGCGGGGAATCGGGTTCCGGGTGCTCGGCCGGGGGAGCAACCTCCTGGTGGACGACCGGGGGGTGGACCTGGTACTGGCCCCGTCGGGGCTGCAGGGCTTGGAAGGGGCGGGGGCGGCCGGGCGCCTTCGGGCCGAGGCCGGGGTGCCCCTGGCGCGGCTCATCGCCCGCTCCCTCGCGGCCGGCCTCGTGGGGCTCGAGGCCCTGGCCGGGATCCCGGGGAGCGTGGGCGGGGCCTTCGCCGGCAACGCCGGGGCCGGCGGAACGGCCTTCCTCGACCGCGTGCGCCGGGTCTTCCTGGTCTCGGGGGAGGGGGGCGGCTGGATGGAACGGCGCGACCTCGCCACCGGCTACCGTCGCGTGGACCTCCCCCCCGGGACTGTGGCGGCGGTGGTGGAGGTGGAACTCGGCGCCGGCGACCCGGACGAGGCCCGGCGGCGCATCCGCGGCCTCATGGCCCGCCGGGCACGGACACAGCCCCTGGGGCGGCCCAGCGCGGGGTGCGTCTTCCGGAATCCGCCGGGAGACTCCGCGGGCCGGCTCATCGAGGCCCTGGGCTTCAAGGGCTATACCCTGGGCGGGGCCCGGGTGTCCGAGCGCCACGCCAACTTCATCGTGAACCTGGGCGGGGCCCGGGCGGCGGACGTGCGCGCCATCATGAAACGGATCCAGGAGCGGGCCCTGCGGGCGGCCGGGGTCTTCCTCCAGCCCGAGATCCGGGTCTGGAGCGAGGAGGGAGAATGATGCGGGTCACGGGAGAACGGCCATGAGGATCCGGCAGGCCACGAGGGGGCGGCCGCGGCGGATCGCGGCCGCGAAGCGGGGGACGGCCGGGCGCACGGCCCGGCGGCTGGGTGCGTACGGGGTGCTCTGCGCCGCGGTGCTGGCGGGGCTCTACCTCGGCTGGACCGCCCTCGGTCACTGGCCGGCGCTGGCCCTCAAGACCGTGGAGGTCCGCGGCGCCCACCGGGTCGGGCGCGCGGAGGTCATCCGGCTGAGCGGCGCCAGGCCGGGGATGAACCTTCTTGCCCTGGACCCCGGCGCCATGGCCCGGGCCGTGGAGGCCCAGCCCTGGATCCGGCGGGCGGCCGTCCGGCGGGTCTTTCCCGACCGCCTGGTGCTCACCCTGGAGGAGCGGACCCCCGTGGCCCTCGTCAACCTGGACGGGATCCGGCTGGTGGACGCCGACGGCGTGGTGTTCAAGGCGCTCGAGCCGGGGGATCCGTCGGACCTGCCCCTCATCTCGGGGCTTTCGGCGGATCCCGGGCGCCCGGGCCGGCTTCCGTCCAAGGGGCTTCGGGCCCTTCGGCTCATCGCCATGGCGGGCCGGGGCGAACGGGTGCTCAGCGCCCGAAACATCGCCCAGATCCACTTCGAAAAGGACGGCCGGATGGTGGTCTACACGGCGGATGCCGCCGTGCCCATCGCCTTCGGCGACGGGGACCTCCGCCGGGAGTTCCGAAAGGCCGAGGCCGTCCTCTACCAGGTCTATCGATCCGGCCGGTATCACCGGGTCGCCAGGATCGAGTTGGACTACTCGAACCAGGCCGCCTGGGCCAGACTCAAGGAGGCTGGGGACCTCGTCCGGGCCCCGGAATGAGCACGTGAAGGACATCGTCGTAGGACTCGATATCGGTACCACCAAGATCTGCGCCGTGGTGGGCGAGGTCCACTCGGACGGCGTGGAGGTGGTCGGGGTGGGGACCCACCCCTCCGACGGCCTCCGAAAGGGCGTGGTGGTCAACATCGAGAGCACGGTGAACTCCATCCGCAAGGCGGTGGAGGAGGCCGAGCTCATGGCCGGGTGCGAGATCGGCGCCGTCTACGTGGGGATCGCCGGCAGCCATATCAAGGGCTTCAACAGCCACGGGGTCATCGCCGTCAAGGGGCGCGAGGTGAGCCAGGACGACGTGGACCGGGTCATCGACGCCGCCCGGGCCGTGGCCATCCCGCTGGACCGTGAGGTCATCCATACCCTGCCCCAGGAATACATCGTGGACGACCAGGACGGCATCCTCGACCCGGTGGGGATGACCGGGGTCCGCCTGGAGGCCCGGGTCCACATCGTGACCGGGGCGGTGACCGCCGCCCAGAACCTCATCAAGTGTGCCAACCGGGCCGGCCTCGACGTGGTGGACATCGTGCTCCAGCCGCTGGCCTCGGCGGAGGCCGTCCTGACCGACGAGGAACGGGCCCTGGGCGTCGCCCTGGTGGACTTCGGGGGCGGGACCACGGACCTGGCCATCTTCGCCGACAGCACCATCAAGCACACCTCGGTCCTGGGACTCGGGGGGAACAATCTCACCAACGACATCGCGGTGGGGCTCCGGACGCCCATGCGGGAGGCCGAGCGCATCAAGGTCGGCCACGGCTGTTGCGCCAGCGGCCTCGTGGGACGCGACGAGATGGTCGAGGTGCCCAGCGTCGGCGGCCGAAAGCCCCGCCTGCTCTCCCGCCAGGTCCTGGCGGAGATCCTGGAGCCGAGGGTCGAGGAGATCTTCTCCCTCATCGACCAGGACATCGAGCGGACCGGGCTCAAGGATCTCCTCGCCTCCGGCGTGGTGCTCACCGGGGGCACCGCCGAGCTGGAGGGAATGGTGGAGGTGGCGGAACAGGTGTTTCAGCTCCCGGCCCGGGTGGGCTATCCCCGGCGGGTGGGCGGCCTGGTGGACGTGGTGAGCGCCCCGATGTACGCCACCGCCGTGGGCCTCGTGCTCTACGGCGTCGACAACCCGCCCCGGCACAAGTTCCGCATCCGGGACGGGAACATCTTCAACCGGGTGGCCGGCCGGATGAAGAACTGGTTCCGGATCTAGGGGCGGCCGGCGGCGAGCGCACAGGAACGACCAGGGAACGAGCAGGGGGAAGAAGATGCCTTTCGAATTCGTCGAACCGGAGCAGGCCGCGCGGATCCGGGTGATCGGTGTCGGGGGCGGCGGGGGCAACGCCGTCAACAACATGATCGCCTCGGAGCTCAAGGGCGTGGAATTCATCGCGGCCAACACCGACGCCCAGGCCCTGGAGCTCTCCCGCGCGGGGCAGAAGATCCAGCTGGGCCGCAATCTCACCAAGGGGCTCGGCGCCGGGGCCAAGCCCGAGGTGGGGCGCGAGGCCGCCGAGGAGGCGGTGGACGAGATCCGAGAGGCCCTGTCCGGCTCGGACATGGTCTTCATCACGGCCGGCATGGGCGGCGGGACGGGAACCGGGGCGGCACCGGTCATCGCCGAGCTCAGCAAGGAGATGGGGGCGCTCACGGTGGCCGTGGTGACACGCCCCTTCATGTTCGAAGGCAAGCGCCGGATGCGCCAGGCCGAGGAGGGGCTGGAGCGGCTCAAGGAGGTTGTGGACACCATCATCACCATCCCCAACGACCGGCTCCGCAGCCTGGCCGCGCCCAACACCCCCCTCATCGAGATGTTCCGGAAGGCGGACGAGGTGCTCTACTTCGCGGTCCGGGGCATCTCTGACCTCATCGTGGTCCAGGGCTACGTGAACGTCGACTTCGCCGACGTCCGGACCGTCATGGGGGAGATGGGGATGGCCCTCATGGGGACGGGCGTCGCCCGGGGCGAGCGCCGGGCGGTGGAGGCGGTGCAGATGGCCATCGCCAACCCGCTCCTCGAGGACATCTCCATCAGCGGGGCGCGGGGCATCCTCATGAACATCACCGCCAGCAGTGCCACCCTCAGCATGGAGGAGGTGGACCAGGCCTCCACCCTCATCCACAACGAGGCCCACGACGACGCCAACATCATCTGGGGGACCGTCTTCGACGACAGCCTCGGCGACGAGATCCGCGTAACGGTGATCGCCACGGGGCTCGGCGCCGGGGCACAGCCCGAGGCCCGCTCCATCGTGGCGCCCATCGAGCTGGCCCGGGCGGGGGGCAAGGGCGAGGCGGGTCGCGGCGGGAAGGAGGACGTCGGGCTGGGCGATCCCGGGGCCAGAGCCCTCCGCCGCCGGCCGGCGAGGAGGGCGCTCACGGAGCTGGACGAGGCCCAGCTCGAGATCCCGACCTTTTTGAGGCGAAAGGCCGACTAGGCGCCCTCGGCCCCCCCGCAGACGGAGCGGATGTGGTCGCCCATGGCCTGGGCCATGTCGGCGATCCGTCCCTCGTCTTCCCCCTCCACCATGACACGGATGACGGGCTCGGTCCCGGAGGCCCGGATGAGGATCCGGCCCTTTCCGGCCAGTTCCCGCTGGAGCCGCTGCCGCAGGGCCTCCAGTCCCTCGATCTGGTCGATGGGGCGCCGCGCGGCCAGGCGGACGTTGTGGAGGACCTGGGGGAAGGTCTCCATGACGGCGGCAAGCTCGGAGAGGGGCCGCCCGGTGCGCTGCATCACCGCCAGGAGCTGGAGCGCGGCCAGGATGCCGTCGCCGGTGGTGATGTGGTCCAGGAAGACGAGGTGCCCGGACTGCTCC
This genomic interval from Dissulfurirhabdus thermomarina contains the following:
- the ftsA gene encoding cell division protein FtsA; translated protein: MKDIVVGLDIGTTKICAVVGEVHSDGVEVVGVGTHPSDGLRKGVVVNIESTVNSIRKAVEEAELMAGCEIGAVYVGIAGSHIKGFNSHGVIAVKGREVSQDDVDRVIDAARAVAIPLDREVIHTLPQEYIVDDQDGILDPVGMTGVRLEARVHIVTGAVTAAQNLIKCANRAGLDVVDIVLQPLASAEAVLTDEERALGVALVDFGGGTTDLAIFADSTIKHTSVLGLGGNNLTNDIAVGLRTPMREAERIKVGHGCCASGLVGRDEMVEVPSVGGRKPRLLSRQVLAEILEPRVEEIFSLIDQDIERTGLKDLLASGVVLTGGTAELEGMVEVAEQVFQLPARVGYPRRVGGLVDVVSAPMYATAVGLVLYGVDNPPRHKFRIRDGNIFNRVAGRMKNWFRI
- the murC gene encoding UDP-N-acetylmuramate--L-alanine ligase, encoding MYKKQHVHFVGIGGIGMSGLARVLLTLGHSVSGSDLRQTELTRALERMGAVVYRGHAPEHVLGADVVVISSAVRADNPEVEAARVAQIPVIPRAEMLAGLMRLKKFGIAVAGAHGKTSTTSLVAAVLREGGLDPTVIIGGKVNGIGGNACWGRGDYLVAEADESDGSFLRLTPSIAVVTNIDREHLDHYRDLDHIRRSFAEFLDRLPFYGLAVLCADDPHVADLLPGGDRRVITYGTSEAADLRARDIRHEAGGVAFSAWWQEAELGSIRLRKPGLHNVRNALAALAVGIELEIPFEVIRQGLHGFTGVGRRFEHVGEVRGITVMDDYAHHPTEIRATLEAARACWPDRRLVVLFEPHRYTRTHALMDEFAGAFTGADLLFLTEIYPASEEPIVGVSGERLARRVRERHAGEVQFVPSCEALAEAAATRLRPGDVVFTLGAGGIGAVGQRLVEILGGKAQAAVP
- the murB gene encoding UDP-N-acetylmuramate dehydrogenase, which produces MMQAFRQRTGGASALAADLRGIAGLEVREDVPLAPFTTFRIGGPARLFLRPADRGALERAVAFLGRRGIGFRVLGRGSNLLVDDRGVDLVLAPSGLQGLEGAGAAGRLRAEAGVPLARLIARSLAAGLVGLEALAGIPGSVGGAFAGNAGAGGTAFLDRVRRVFLVSGEGGGWMERRDLATGYRRVDLPPGTVAAVVEVELGAGDPDEARRRIRGLMARRARTQPLGRPSAGCVFRNPPGDSAGRLIEALGFKGYTLGGARVSERHANFIVNLGGARAADVRAIMKRIQERALRAAGVFLQPEIRVWSEEGE
- a CDS encoding cell division protein FtsQ/DivIB, coding for MRIRQATRGRPRRIAAAKRGTAGRTARRLGAYGVLCAAVLAGLYLGWTALGHWPALALKTVEVRGAHRVGRAEVIRLSGARPGMNLLALDPGAMARAVEAQPWIRRAAVRRVFPDRLVLTLEERTPVALVNLDGIRLVDADGVVFKALEPGDPSDLPLISGLSADPGRPGRLPSKGLRALRLIAMAGRGERVLSARNIAQIHFEKDGRMVVYTADAAVPIAFGDGDLRREFRKAEAVLYQVYRSGRYHRVARIELDYSNQAAWARLKEAGDLVRAPE
- the ftsZ gene encoding cell division protein FtsZ, coding for MPFEFVEPEQAARIRVIGVGGGGGNAVNNMIASELKGVEFIAANTDAQALELSRAGQKIQLGRNLTKGLGAGAKPEVGREAAEEAVDEIREALSGSDMVFITAGMGGGTGTGAAPVIAELSKEMGALTVAVVTRPFMFEGKRRMRQAEEGLERLKEVVDTIITIPNDRLRSLAAPNTPLIEMFRKADEVLYFAVRGISDLIVVQGYVNVDFADVRTVMGEMGMALMGTGVARGERRAVEAVQMAIANPLLEDISISGARGILMNITASSATLSMEEVDQASTLIHNEAHDDANIIWGTVFDDSLGDEIRVTVIATGLGAGAQPEARSIVAPIELARAGGKGEAGRGGKEDVGLGDPGARALRRRPARRALTELDEAQLEIPTFLRRKAD